Proteins encoded within one genomic window of Bacteroides sedimenti:
- the nusB gene encoding transcription antitermination factor NusB: MINRVLIRLKIVQIVYAYYQNGNKNLDTAEKELFFSLSKAYDLYNYLLLLMIELTNFAHKRIDAAKNKLVPSQEDLAPSMKFVKNKFIAQLEVNKQLTEFSSNQKRTWGNDPEFIKDLFDKIFNSDIYKDYMKSEESSYSEDRELWRKIYKSFIMNNESLDQILEDQSLYWNDDKEIVDTFVIKTIKKFEEKQGASQKLLPEFKDEEDQEFARRLFRRSILNEDYYRHLISENTKNWDLDRVAFMDVIIMQIALAEILSFPNIPISVSLNEYVEIAKLYSTSKSGSFINGTLDGIVNQLKKDGKLTKN, encoded by the coding sequence ATGATTAACAGAGTTCTTATTCGTCTTAAGATTGTTCAGATTGTGTACGCTTACTATCAAAATGGTAATAAAAACTTAGACACAGCTGAAAAAGAGCTATTCTTTAGCCTTTCAAAAGCCTACGATCTCTACAACTATCTGCTGTTGTTGATGATAGAATTGACGAATTTTGCCCATAAACGCATTGATGCGGCAAAAAACAAACTAGTTCCTTCTCAGGAAGACTTGGCTCCAAGTATGAAATTTGTGAAAAATAAATTTATCGCCCAACTGGAAGTCAATAAGCAGCTTACCGAGTTTTCTTCAAATCAAAAAAGAACATGGGGCAACGATCCAGAGTTTATTAAAGATCTTTTTGATAAGATTTTCAATTCTGATATTTACAAAGATTACATGAAATCAGAAGAGTCTTCATATTCTGAAGACCGTGAACTTTGGCGGAAGATCTACAAAAGCTTCATCATGAATAATGAATCTTTGGATCAGATCCTGGAAGATCAGAGTTTATATTGGAATGATGACAAAGAGATAGTTGATACCTTTGTTATTAAAACAATCAAGAAGTTTGAGGAAAAACAAGGAGCAAGTCAAAAGCTATTGCCTGAATTTAAGGATGAAGAAGATCAGGAGTTTGCTCGCAGATTATTCCGTCGTTCTATATTGAACGAAGATTATTACCGTCATTTGATCAGTGAAAATACCAAGAACTGGGATTTGGATCGCGTAGCTTTCATGGATGTGATTATTATGCAGATTGCCTTGGCCGAAATTCTTAGCTTCCCGAATATACCAATCAGTGTTTCTTTGAATGAATATGTTGAAATCGCAAAACTCTACAGTACCTCAAAGAGTGGCAGTTTTATCAATGGAACGCTTGACGGAATTGTTAATCAATTAAAAAAAGATGGGAAACTAACTAAAAATTAA
- a CDS encoding cation:proton antiporter produces MSHLPNLIADLALILISAGVITLLFKKLKQPLVLGYIVAGFLVGPHTFITPSVVDTGNIQTWSDIGVIFLLFALGLEFSFKKILKVGGSAIIAACTIIFCMILVGITVGIGFGWKRMDCIFLGGMIAMSSTTIIYKAFDDLGLRKKKFAGLVLSILILEDILAIVLMVVLSTMAVSNNFQGSDLIGSIGKLVFFLVLWFVVGILLIPGFLKKAKKLMSDETLLIVALGMCFGMVVTASQVGFSPAFGAFIMGSILAETIEAEHIEVLVKPVKDLFGAIFFVSVGMMVDPAMIVEYAIPIAVISLVVILGQSLFGTFGVLLSGQPLKTAMQCGFSLTQIGEFAFIIASLGVSLKVTSHFLYPIVVAVSVITTFLTPYMIRLAEPASDRTERSLPLSWKRFLDRYSSGSSTVNYENNWRKLLLAMGRNIVIYSIISIAVIILSFRFVAPLFQAHLPSFLSSLAGSLFTILCISPFLRAIVVKKNHSVEFVTLWEDNSVNRGPLVSTIVLRVVIAVVFVTFIIAHFFKASVGIILGVAVILVFFMIYSRVLKKNSILLERRFLQNLRLRDVHAEYMGKKKPAYAGKLLSRDIHLADFEIPGESPWAGKTLAELNLGKEYGVHIVSILRGRQRINIPGASVMLFPMDKIQAIGTDEQLNLFNENMMKELSQAEGLDLEKSIMALKQFMIDAHSGFLGKSIRESGIRDKYRCLIVGVERGGNTLRTPDVNVPFQEGDVVWVVGEQEDVYSLVNKKG; encoded by the coding sequence ATGTCACATTTACCGAATCTTATAGCTGATTTAGCACTGATCCTTATATCTGCCGGCGTTATCACTTTATTATTTAAAAAACTGAAACAGCCGTTGGTTCTAGGATATATTGTTGCAGGCTTCCTGGTAGGTCCGCATACATTTATAACTCCCTCCGTGGTTGATACCGGTAATATACAAACCTGGTCGGATATCGGTGTTATCTTCCTTCTTTTTGCCTTGGGACTGGAATTTAGCTTCAAGAAAATACTGAAGGTGGGCGGTTCGGCCATTATTGCTGCCTGTACCATCATTTTCTGTATGATTCTGGTGGGGATTACGGTTGGAATAGGTTTTGGATGGAAGCGGATGGATTGCATTTTCCTAGGAGGAATGATTGCCATGTCGTCTACAACCATTATTTATAAGGCATTTGATGATTTGGGATTGCGGAAAAAGAAGTTTGCCGGACTGGTGCTTAGTATTCTTATTCTGGAAGATATTTTGGCAATTGTATTGATGGTGGTTCTTTCCACGATGGCTGTCAGCAATAATTTTCAGGGAAGCGACCTGATTGGGAGCATTGGGAAGCTGGTGTTCTTCCTTGTCCTCTGGTTTGTTGTGGGTATCCTCCTGATTCCCGGCTTCCTGAAAAAAGCAAAAAAACTGATGAGCGATGAAACATTGCTGATTGTAGCGCTGGGCATGTGCTTCGGAATGGTAGTAACCGCCTCGCAGGTAGGATTCTCTCCTGCATTCGGCGCTTTCATCATGGGGTCTATCCTGGCCGAAACGATTGAGGCGGAGCATATCGAAGTTCTGGTTAAACCAGTAAAAGACTTGTTCGGAGCCATCTTCTTTGTCTCAGTAGGAATGATGGTAGATCCTGCCATGATTGTGGAATATGCAATTCCAATTGCTGTAATTTCGTTGGTGGTAATCCTGGGGCAATCGTTGTTTGGTACCTTTGGGGTGCTTCTTTCCGGTCAGCCGCTAAAGACAGCCATGCAGTGCGGTTTCAGCTTGACACAGATTGGTGAGTTTGCCTTTATCATTGCTTCACTGGGAGTAAGTCTGAAGGTTACCAGTCATTTTCTTTACCCCATTGTAGTGGCGGTTTCGGTAATTACAACCTTTCTTACTCCATATATGATTCGTTTGGCAGAACCTGCTTCCGACCGAACAGAGCGCTCACTGCCTCTTTCTTGGAAACGTTTTTTGGACCGTTATTCTTCCGGCTCATCAACTGTGAACTATGAGAATAACTGGCGGAAGCTGTTGTTGGCTATGGGGCGTAATATTGTGATTTATTCAATCATCTCGATTGCTGTAATCATACTTTCTTTCCGGTTTGTGGCTCCGCTGTTTCAGGCGCATCTGCCCTCTTTCTTGAGTTCTCTGGCTGGTTCATTGTTTACCATACTTTGCATATCTCCGTTTTTGCGGGCTATTGTCGTAAAAAAGAATCATTCCGTGGAGTTTGTTACCTTATGGGAGGATAACAGCGTAAACCGAGGGCCTTTGGTTTCTACCATTGTGTTGAGGGTGGTGATTGCTGTAGTATTTGTGACATTTATTATAGCTCATTTTTTCAAGGCTTCGGTTGGTATAATTCTCGGTGTGGCGGTAATATTAGTCTTTTTCATGATATACTCCCGGGTGCTTAAGAAAAATTCCATCCTGTTGGAGAGACGTTTTCTGCAGAATCTGCGTTTACGTGATGTACATGCAGAATATATGGGGAAAAAGAAGCCAGCCTATGCCGGTAAACTTCTTTCAAGGGATATTCACTTGGCCGACTTTGAGATTCCGGGCGAATCGCCCTGGGCTGGCAAAACCCTGGCAGAGCTTAATCTAGGCAAAGAGTATGGTGTGCACATTGTCTCTATCCTTCGAGGAAGGCAGCGCATCAATATACCGGGTGCTTCTGTGATGCTCTTTCCGATGGACAAGATTCAGGCCATCGGTACAGATGAACAGCTGAATCTATTCAATGAAAACATGATGAAGGAACTGAGCCAGGCGGAAGGACTTGACTTGGAAAAGAGCATCATGGCTCTGAAGCAGTTTATGATTGATGCGCATTCGGGTTTTCTGGGTAAATCCATCCGGGAATCTGGTATACGTGATAAGTACCGCTGCCTGATTGTGGGAGTGGAGCGTGGGGGGAATACATTGAGAACTCCCGACGTGAATGTTCCTTTTCAGGAGGGGGATGTTGTGTGGGTTGTTGGAGAGCAGGAAGATGTATATAGCTTGGTAAACAAAAAGGGATAA
- a CDS encoding MarR family winged helix-turn-helix transcriptional regulator: MTKIESVQEFMRAILQTRASFKLAMQRSMRKNNVDITYEMLQIMSCLWKQERVNQQELADKTFKDKASLTYLINNLEKRGLVVRQEDSSDRRNKLITVTEQGRILQKKMEPLLNEIYAFVAENIDLKDVQDNIIFLQKLDYEFKSIE, encoded by the coding sequence ATGACGAAAATAGAATCCGTGCAAGAATTCATGCGTGCAATCTTGCAAACGAGAGCTTCCTTTAAACTGGCAATGCAAAGGAGTATGCGGAAAAACAATGTGGATATCACATACGAGATGCTGCAAATCATGTCTTGCTTGTGGAAGCAAGAAAGAGTAAACCAACAAGAACTGGCCGATAAAACATTCAAGGATAAAGCCAGTCTGACTTATCTGATAAACAACCTCGAAAAAAGAGGTCTTGTCGTCCGGCAAGAAGATTCAAGCGACCGACGAAATAAACTTATCACAGTGACGGAGCAAGGACGCATTTTACAAAAGAAGATGGAACCATTGCTCAATGAAATCTATGCCTTTGTTGCAGAGAATATTGACTTAAAAGATGTACAGGATAATATTATATTTTTACAAAAACTCGATTATGAATTTAAGAGTATTGAATAA
- a CDS encoding CdaR family protein, giving the protein MFGKRNIKLIYLKIYRKIRSFLLSDKSKEVLIFLFFFLLSSGFWLLQTLKNDFEVELTIPLKLRNIPNGAVITDEPASDLHIIVKDKGTSLLGYFLGHDFHPISLNFTDYQNRGNHVQIQAREIEKRVQAQLNASTKLISIKPEVIEYIYSIGGAKKVPVHLIGRVNTARQYFLTDTIFTPDSVLAFAPQSILNSVKFVNTQIVLLDGVSDTVYRRVFLAPIKGVKFIPNVVGLTLPVDIYTEKTLEVPLQGIGFPSNKSLRTFPSKVKVSFQVGLSRFSSIRPQDFVFDISYDELMQLGSDKYKLKLKSVPAGVSYVRIIPDQVDFLIESIPLYDN; this is encoded by the coding sequence ATGTTCGGTAAAAGGAACATAAAGCTTATTTATTTAAAGATTTACAGAAAGATCAGAAGCTTCCTGCTCAGTGATAAAAGCAAGGAGGTTCTGATCTTTCTGTTTTTCTTTCTGCTATCGTCTGGCTTTTGGTTACTTCAAACACTAAAAAACGATTTTGAAGTCGAATTAACAATTCCTTTAAAACTCCGCAATATACCCAACGGAGCTGTTATTACTGACGAACCGGCTTCTGATTTGCATATCATTGTTAAAGATAAAGGAACTTCACTGCTGGGCTATTTTCTCGGACATGATTTTCATCCGATAAGTCTAAACTTTACGGATTATCAGAACCGCGGGAATCACGTTCAGATTCAGGCTCGCGAGATTGAAAAGAGAGTGCAGGCTCAGCTTAACGCCTCGACGAAACTAATAAGTATCAAACCCGAGGTTATCGAATACATTTATTCTATAGGCGGTGCCAAGAAAGTTCCGGTGCACCTGATAGGAAGGGTTAATACAGCTCGGCAGTATTTTCTGACCGATACCATCTTTACGCCTGATTCAGTGCTGGCTTTTGCTCCTCAGTCTATTTTAAATTCTGTCAAATTTGTTAATACACAGATTGTATTGCTGGATGGAGTGTCTGACACAGTTTATCGAAGAGTATTTCTGGCTCCAATAAAAGGAGTGAAATTTATTCCTAACGTTGTTGGGCTTACTCTCCCTGTAGATATCTATACTGAAAAGACATTGGAAGTACCATTACAAGGAATCGGTTTTCCATCAAATAAATCATTACGCACCTTTCCATCAAAAGTAAAAGTCTCTTTTCAGGTAGGGTTAAGTCGGTTCAGTTCCATTCGTCCTCAGGATTTTGTTTTTGATATCTCTTATGATGAGCTGATGCAACTTGGCTCGGATAAATACAAATTAAAGCTGAAATCAGTTCCGGCCGGTGTGAGCTATGTGCGAATAATCCCCGACCAGGTTGATTTTCTTATAGAATCGATTCCTTTATATGACAACTAA
- the yajC gene encoding preprotein translocase subunit YajC, producing the protein MNLFVLLQAPAAGGGFLSGGGGTILMMVAMFAIIYFFMIRPQNKKQKEIQNFRKGLEVGQKVITAGGIHGKIKEVKDDYIVLEIADNVRIKIDKNSIFAAASDASQAESK; encoded by the coding sequence ATGAACTTATTTGTATTATTACAGGCTCCCGCAGCGGGAGGCGGCTTTTTGAGTGGTGGAGGTGGAACCATTCTTATGATGGTGGCAATGTTTGCTATTATTTATTTCTTCATGATTCGTCCACAGAATAAAAAGCAGAAAGAAATTCAGAACTTCCGCAAAGGTCTTGAAGTTGGTCAGAAAGTTATTACTGCTGGAGGTATTCACGGAAAAATCAAAGAAGTGAAAGATGATTATATTGTTCTGGAAATTGCAGACAATGTGCGCATAAAAATCGACAAAAATTCTATTTTTGCTGCTGCATCTGATGCTAGTCAGGCAGAGTCAAAATAA
- the coaE gene encoding dephospho-CoA kinase (Dephospho-CoA kinase (CoaE) performs the final step in coenzyme A biosynthesis.), with protein sequence MTTKIGITGGIGSGKSVVAHLLKVMGVPVYIADDEAKRITSTDAEIRQKLISLLGEEVFAYGVLNKPLLAAYLFSDPQHASIVNGIIHPKVKEDFINWVSQNQHCPFVAIESAILIEAGFTDAVDIVVMVHAPLELRLKRLLRRDFTLSEEQIRNRIQSQMDDEAKRKMADFVIVNDDITPVIPQLITLMNSASF encoded by the coding sequence ATGACAACTAAGATTGGTATAACCGGTGGTATTGGCAGCGGGAAATCCGTGGTTGCCCATCTTTTAAAAGTGATGGGTGTCCCTGTTTATATTGCTGACGATGAAGCAAAGCGGATAACGTCTACTGATGCTGAAATCCGACAAAAACTAATCTCTTTGTTAGGAGAGGAGGTGTTTGCATACGGCGTGTTGAACAAGCCTCTGCTGGCTGCTTATCTTTTCTCCGATCCGCAACATGCCAGCATTGTGAACGGGATTATTCATCCAAAAGTGAAGGAGGATTTTATAAACTGGGTTTCACAGAACCAGCATTGTCCATTTGTAGCCATAGAATCGGCTATACTTATTGAAGCCGGATTTACAGATGCAGTCGACATCGTTGTTATGGTTCATGCTCCATTGGAACTGCGATTGAAGCGCTTGCTCAGAAGGGATTTTACTCTTTCTGAAGAACAAATAAGGAATCGTATCCAAAGTCAGATGGATGATGAAGCAAAAAGAAAAATGGCCGATTTTGTGATTGTCAATGACGATATAACCCCTGTCATTCCTCAGCTAATAACGTTAATGAACTCTGCTTCATTTTAG
- a CDS encoding DUF3276 family protein, translating into MEEFKKKSAVDTNDKEIVFSKSIKAGKRIYYLDVKKNRKDEMFIAITESKKIISGEGDDSQVSFEKHKIFLYKEDFEKFMTGLTQAISFINGEQGTISVENKIEDEKEKEIKSEEIIPEEIKIDIDFE; encoded by the coding sequence ATGGAAGAATTCAAAAAGAAGAGTGCAGTTGATACAAACGATAAAGAAATCGTTTTCTCTAAATCTATCAAAGCTGGTAAACGCATCTATTATTTAGATGTAAAGAAGAACCGAAAAGATGAAATGTTTATTGCAATTACCGAAAGTAAGAAAATCATTTCCGGAGAAGGTGACGACTCCCAGGTTTCTTTTGAAAAGCATAAAATCTTCCTCTATAAGGAAGACTTCGAAAAATTCATGACTGGCCTAACCCAAGCTATTTCTTTTATCAATGGAGAACAAGGTACTATTTCTGTTGAGAATAAAATAGAAGATGAGAAGGAAAAGGAAATCAAGTCAGAAGAAATAATTCCAGAAGAAATTAAGATTGATATCGATTTTGAATAA
- a CDS encoding 50S ribosomal protein L25/general stress protein Ctc, with the protein MKSFEISGSLRNEFGKKGSKAIRKTDSVPCVLYGQGEVVHFTVTNDSLRNLVYSPDIYLVNLDIDGKKVKAIMKDIQFHPVKDNILHVDFYQIDEAKPIVMEVPVSLEGLAEGVKAGGKLTLQLRKLKVKALFNNIPEKLVINVSKLGLGKTIQVGQLSFENLELLTAKEAVVCAVKLTRVARGLAAAANK; encoded by the coding sequence ATGAAATCATTTGAAATCAGCGGATCTTTAAGAAACGAGTTCGGCAAAAAAGGTTCAAAAGCAATCCGTAAAACAGACAGCGTTCCTTGCGTTCTTTACGGACAAGGTGAAGTAGTTCACTTTACAGTAACTAACGATTCTCTTCGTAACCTGGTATATTCACCAGATATCTATCTTGTAAACTTAGATATCGATGGCAAAAAAGTAAAGGCTATCATGAAAGATATCCAGTTCCACCCAGTAAAAGACAATATCCTTCACGTTGACTTTTATCAGATTGACGAAGCTAAACCAATCGTTATGGAGGTTCCAGTATCTCTTGAAGGTTTGGCAGAAGGTGTGAAAGCCGGTGGTAAGCTGACTCTTCAGTTACGCAAACTGAAAGTTAAAGCTTTATTCAACAACATCCCTGAAAAGTTGGTTATCAACGTTTCTAAATTAGGTTTGGGTAAAACTATTCAGGTAGGACAACTTTCATTCGAAAACCTTGAATTATTGACTGCTAAAGAAGCTGTTGTATGCGCTGTTAAGTTGACTCGTGTAGCAAGAGGTCTTGCTGCTGCAGCTAACAAATAA
- a CDS encoding endonuclease VIII, producing MIEIPEAVVLSNQLNSTIKGKVITDVVAAYSPHKFAFFYGDSQSYSSLLVGERVADSYPRGGMVEICTPKARIVFGDGANLTYYAPGSRLPDKHQLLIGFDDNSFLAVTVQMYAGIWAFQAGTLDNPYYLVAGEKPSILSKQFNREYFMNMISDKRVENKSAKALLATEQRIPGLGNGTLQDILFNAGIHPKKKVQDLSEQQKDQLFISVRKTVIEMCEKGGRDTEKDLFGNAGGYITKLSRNTSGKPCCKCGNIIIKENYLGGTIYYCKECQPL from the coding sequence ATGATTGAAATACCCGAAGCCGTTGTATTGTCTAATCAGTTGAATAGTACTATCAAAGGAAAAGTGATTACTGATGTTGTAGCTGCTTATTCGCCTCACAAATTTGCTTTCTTTTATGGAGATTCTCAGAGTTATTCTTCTTTGCTTGTAGGAGAGCGGGTTGCAGATTCTTACCCAAGAGGAGGGATGGTTGAAATCTGTACCCCAAAAGCCCGGATTGTTTTTGGTGATGGGGCGAATCTTACCTATTATGCCCCGGGAAGCAGATTGCCTGATAAACATCAGTTGTTGATAGGTTTTGACGATAATTCTTTTCTTGCTGTTACGGTTCAGATGTATGCCGGAATTTGGGCTTTTCAGGCTGGAACTTTAGATAACCCATATTATCTGGTTGCGGGGGAGAAACCATCGATTTTGTCCAAACAGTTTAATCGTGAATATTTTATGAACATGATTTCCGATAAACGGGTTGAAAACAAATCGGCAAAAGCTTTACTTGCAACCGAGCAGCGTATCCCCGGATTGGGTAATGGTACATTGCAGGATATTCTTTTTAATGCGGGAATACACCCCAAAAAGAAGGTGCAGGATTTAAGTGAACAGCAGAAAGATCAATTGTTTATTTCCGTTAGGAAAACGGTGATCGAAATGTGCGAAAAGGGAGGACGTGATACGGAGAAAGATCTGTTTGGGAATGCTGGCGGATATATAACAAAGCTTTCCAGAAACACTTCGGGAAAGCCTTGCTGTAAATGTGGGAATATTATTATAAAAGAGAATTATCTAGGCGGAACAATCTATTATTGCAAAGAATGTCAACCCCTGTAA
- a CDS encoding TolC family protein, producing MNLRVLNKWIAVSLLLLSAVGIQAQETHLLGVDELFRFGIENSLKVKSDRVSEHIASDELSIAKTGFLPDITVGLTGGYVGDPTLFREGLTDAVHPYYPDWSQNYNLEVVQPLYRGGKIKRSIEKASLQKELAQLVAHKDIAELKLILMGRYLDLFRLYRQQEVMIQNIGEAQKRLNDIQQMKKQGMVTGNDLIRSELLLTNYQLTLREVEDNIRISSQQLNIALGLNEEWILKPDSNFLENPLSLASYEEYVLQAYSQYPELQMAENGIKLARKNEELVRADYLPSLSMRAANTLARPVTSTSPVQDMYLNNWNVSLVFSYKLSALYQNKKKASAAKHSVTLSQLQREQQEQNIRTGIKSAYIRHQEAVDKVEVLNLSVKQANENYRIVYNKYKNRLAILTDLLDASGVKLEAEMQLTTAKANVLFTYYQLLRASGNL from the coding sequence ATGAATTTAAGAGTATTGAATAAATGGATAGCTGTAAGTCTGTTATTACTGAGCGCAGTAGGTATACAGGCACAGGAAACTCATTTATTGGGTGTTGATGAGCTATTCAGATTTGGGATTGAAAACAGTCTGAAAGTCAAGTCTGACAGAGTCAGCGAACACATTGCTTCCGATGAATTATCAATTGCCAAAACAGGTTTTTTACCAGATATTACGGTAGGTTTAACAGGTGGATATGTTGGCGATCCAACCTTGTTCAGAGAGGGGTTGACGGATGCGGTTCATCCCTATTACCCAGATTGGAGCCAGAATTATAATCTAGAGGTTGTACAGCCATTGTATCGTGGAGGTAAAATCAAGCGTTCTATAGAGAAAGCCTCTTTGCAGAAAGAGTTGGCTCAGTTAGTTGCCCACAAAGATATTGCCGAACTAAAATTGATATTAATGGGTCGTTATTTGGATCTATTCAGGTTGTATAGACAGCAAGAGGTAATGATTCAGAATATAGGTGAAGCACAAAAAAGACTGAATGATATTCAACAGATGAAAAAGCAGGGAATGGTCACGGGAAATGATCTTATCCGGAGTGAACTGCTGCTCACAAACTATCAGTTGACTTTGCGGGAAGTTGAAGATAATATCCGCATCAGTTCACAGCAACTGAATATTGCTTTGGGGTTGAATGAAGAGTGGATCTTGAAGCCAGACAGTAATTTTCTGGAAAATCCGTTGTCTTTAGCCTCATACGAAGAGTATGTACTGCAAGCCTATAGTCAGTATCCCGAATTGCAAATGGCAGAAAACGGAATCAAGCTTGCACGTAAAAACGAAGAGTTGGTACGTGCCGACTACCTTCCTTCTCTCTCAATGAGGGCAGCCAATACCCTGGCACGGCCGGTTACCAGTACTTCTCCCGTTCAGGATATGTATCTCAATAACTGGAATGTCTCTCTGGTTTTTTCCTATAAACTTTCCGCATTATACCAGAATAAGAAAAAAGCGAGTGCAGCGAAGCATTCAGTAACTTTGAGCCAGCTGCAACGGGAACAACAGGAGCAAAATATCCGCACAGGGATAAAGAGCGCCTATATTAGACATCAGGAGGCGGTGGACAAGGTAGAGGTACTCAACTTATCTGTGAAACAGGCTAATGAAAATTATCGGATTGTATATAATAAATATAAGAACCGCCTGGCTATTCTGACAGATTTGCTGGATGCCAGTGGTGTAAAACTGGAAGCGGAAATGCAGCTTACAACAGCAAAAGCAAATGTTCTGTTTACTTATTATCAACTGCTGCGTGCAAGTGGCAACTTATAG
- the pth gene encoding aminoacyl-tRNA hydrolase produces MKYLIVGLGNIGDEYRDTRHNIGFNVLDALAKASNIVFTDGRYGETATLSIKGRTLILLKPSTYMNLSGNAVRYYMQKEKIALENLLVIVDDLALPFGTLRLKGKGSDAGHNGLKHIAATLGTENYARLRFGIGNDFPRGGQIDFVLGKFTDEDMKTMDERLKTAGEIIKSYCLAGISITMNQFNKK; encoded by the coding sequence ATGAAATACTTGATTGTAGGATTGGGTAATATCGGTGATGAATACCGGGATACTCGTCACAACATAGGATTTAATGTATTGGACGCCCTTGCTAAGGCGTCCAATATTGTTTTTACCGATGGGAGATACGGCGAAACCGCTACCTTATCGATAAAAGGACGAACATTGATTCTGCTCAAACCGTCAACCTACATGAATCTTAGTGGAAATGCCGTTCGTTACTACATGCAGAAAGAGAAAATTGCTTTGGAAAATCTGCTGGTTATAGTTGATGATCTGGCCCTGCCGTTCGGAACTCTCCGCTTGAAAGGGAAAGGCAGTGATGCGGGCCATAACGGACTGAAGCATATTGCCGCCACACTTGGAACAGAAAATTATGCACGCCTGCGATTCGGTATAGGAAATGACTTTCCCAGAGGTGGACAGATTGACTTTGTATTGGGTAAGTTCACTGATGAAGATATGAAAACGATGGACGAAAGATTGAAAACCGCAGGAGAAATAATAAAAAGTTACTGTCTGGCAGGAATCTCCATCACCATGAATCAGTTTAATAAAAAGTAA
- a CDS encoding DUF5606 family protein produces MLKTILSISGKPGLYKLISQGKNMLIVESLAEDKKRFPAYGNEKVISLADIAMYTNDAEVPLKEVLASVLKKENGGLASIDAKKSTADQLRAYFAEILPDFDRDRVYVTDIKKLISWYNILVSCGITNFEAEESAETEAE; encoded by the coding sequence ATGTTAAAGACTATTTTGTCTATTTCGGGTAAGCCCGGTTTGTATAAATTGATTTCTCAGGGAAAAAATATGCTGATTGTAGAATCACTGGCAGAAGATAAGAAACGTTTTCCGGCTTATGGAAATGAAAAAGTGATTTCTTTGGCTGATATTGCAATGTATACAAATGATGCTGAAGTGCCATTAAAAGAAGTCCTTGCTTCTGTTCTGAAGAAAGAAAATGGCGGTTTGGCTTCTATTGATGCGAAGAAGTCTACTGCAGATCAGTTGCGTGCATATTTTGCTGAAATCCTGCCCGATTTTGATCGCGACCGTGTTTATGTAACCGATATTAAGAAATTGATCTCCTGGTATAATATCCTTGTTTCTTGCGGTATTACAAATTTTGAAGCTGAGGAGAGTGCAGAGACTGAAGCCGAGTAA
- a CDS encoding RNA-binding S4 domain-containing protein yields the protein MAEARIDKWMWGTRIFKTRTIAAEACKKGRVSINGSQVKASRTVKVGDVIQVKKPPIIYSFKVLQTIERRVGAKLVKEYMENVTTPDQYELLEMSKISGFVDRARGTGRPTKKDRREMEDFTSPEFMDDFDFEFDFDSED from the coding sequence ATGGCTGAAGCAAGAATTGACAAATGGATGTGGGGCACACGTATATTCAAGACACGTACCATTGCCGCCGAAGCTTGCAAAAAAGGGCGTGTTAGTATTAATGGTTCTCAAGTAAAAGCATCACGCACCGTTAAGGTTGGTGATGTGATTCAGGTGAAAAAACCACCTATCATATATTCTTTTAAAGTGTTGCAAACAATTGAAAGACGGGTTGGAGCAAAACTTGTTAAGGAATATATGGAGAATGTTACTACTCCTGATCAGTACGAACTACTTGAAATGAGTAAGATAAGCGGATTCGTTGACAGAGCCCGCGGAACCGGTCGACCCACCAAAAAAGACCGCCGTGAGATGGAAGATTTCACATCTCCGGAGTTTATGGACGATTTCGATTTCGAATTTGACTTTGATTCAGAAGATTAA